The nucleotide window TTACAGAATAATAGAGGCATGAAAAAGTCCCAAAAAACTGACCATCAACTCCTTGAAAATAAACCCTAACCGGTGAGCAGACTAAAACTTAGCTACCAGTATAAACAATTGCGCTGAATCACCCCTCCCATTTGTTAGACCTCCACCAGTCAGAGCATGTTTTCAGTGAAGCTGTCTCGTGATTTCTCCAGTGCAGCTACTTTTGCCCTATATGCTGCTGCTAACACTATTGCACTTTTGACCCTTTCATCCTGAGCAAGCTCACAAGTTTCGCTTATAGAACCAGATTTTAAGTCAGCTGGGGGTATAAAACAGTCCACTGAAAGGCCAGGAACATTGAACGCAACCTCTTCAATTGTCCAAGCTTCTTCCATCTTTGTCTTTGTATGGCTCATTGCAACTTCACCAAATCTAAAAAGATTCACCACAGAACGCCCAGAATGGGCAATCATAATCCCTTCAACAGGTCTGTAATCATCTAGGAAGGAATTTATTGTAGTTTCCCAGTAAACAGCGTCACCGCCATTCGATTGGATGCGGGTCAGATGTGAATCTTCCATAAGGACAAGAAGTCCAGTCTTTTGGCTGAAGTAGCCAAACAGGACATGCCTTATGATTTCAGCTGGTCCCTCACTTCTAGCTTTCAGCGTATGAGGATCAGCACATAGCTTAAGGATGAAGCAGTCTTCACCATTAATCTTTTTCTCTCCTATGCACCTTGCATCCACAAACATACTGGCTGTGGTTCTTGGATCAAGTCCCTAAAATAGTAAAATCCAAGCTCTTGTAAATGATGTAGCAAAGACAGAGTAGCCCAAGAATAGCGCCAGCATAagcaaacactaaacagaaaCTAACCTGCAAGGCACGTCGTAAAGGTCTAACAGGTCCTTTTGCAGTGTGGGCACCAAGCCAAGGGGTGTGCCTCCAAACAAGCTTGCCATTGCAGCCAGCACGAACCTTACTCCCTCCTACTGCAAGCTCAACATACCACATGTCTGGGTTCATCTGCCAGAGTACAAAGCTGCCAGACTCTGCACTCTTAGAGCCATTCCGGTTCTTCACCACCTTTGTTGCAGTTTCGAACTCCGAAGCTATCATCCTGACCTTTCCCATTGCATATGCATTTTTTATGGAGTTTTGCAGCTTCTGCCCTCCAGAAGCAGCCATGTACTGCTGCAATATGTACTGAGCAGATGAAGCTTCCTGCAACAGAATGGGTAGATAAGAAATTAATCTAAGCAGGGAGAGGCAAGAATGGATAAACAAATGGAGTTGAAAATTTTTCCCCATGCCGTACATAGAAGTCAGTTTCGCAGGTCATtgccaaattttaaaaattagatccattccaaaaaaaaatttcttcctaTTCTCTTAAACCCTTTTTTCTTTGACATAACAAGGAAAAGAACTCGTGATTACGTTATAACGAATCAAAAATCTATATTATAGCATGAAAGAAGACCattgacaagaaaaaaaaaggatacaAGGAGAAGAATTTTACTGGGTTGTGCTAAACAAGTGAAAATAAAGTGATccattttcttcatcttctgccTTCCTTTATTTTCTCACCAACCAAAATAAACCTTTAAAcagtaaggggaaaaaaatggtCCCTCCCCTATTAAAAACGCGTACAGCAGTGTATAAAACAAACACAGATGGTTACAAATAAATTATTGTGGCAAATCTAAAGCAAGGATGGCCGGTGTCCTGTTTACGCTTACacaaaatattaaagaaaaacaaatgcgAACAAAGAATTGGTAAATCTGAAAAGAAAAAGCAGTTCTATTCTGTTTAATCGAACTAAGATTATATCTAAAATCAACAATCCTGTAAAACTTACAATGGGTCTGTCTTTGATGCTGAGGTGAGGCAACGGGTCCAAGCTGCTAACGTGAACCGGAGCAAGAGGTGCGCCCATTACCCCAAGCAGCAACCTGAGATCAGAGCTTTTACTATTACTATTATAGCCCAATGAAGAGTTCGTAGCTGAAGGAGTTCTCGAGAGCTGTCCTTTCATCCACTGCCCGATTCCCGAACCGAGCCGCCTCGACTCCCCGCCAACGTCTGGATCCGGCCCCTCCATTAGCGGCGTCAACGTCTCTCCGACCACCGGCCTCAGGCTTCCGGATCTCCCAATCACTGATTCTGGGTTCTTCTTCCTCCGGAACAGGCCTGAAATAGGAGAGGCGGAACGCGCAGGACTCTTTGAGCGGGACCTGGATGGGGAAAGTCCTCGCACCACTTCTTCCTTGAGAGCCGAGAAGAAACCCTGCTTCTTCTCCATCGTTTCGAGAGCGAGAGACTGAGAGAGAGGAAGTTATTTGATTGTGTTCACCGTTTTCAGCCTGACAAGAGTAAGACTTCAGTGGCtttgtgtgtttttcttcttcatcgaGAGTTAGAAGAAGAGTGCAGTGTATAACAACTTGTTAGTGTAGACTGGGAACTGGAAAAGCTGGCCCTAAAGTGGGAAAGCGTTTTACCTATGGCACGTGAGATAGGTCCAATGGCGTCTCATGTGGAAACTTGGCCTTAattgtagtgtttttttttttttctaagttGGGCCAActctaatttttattattctttttttagcTCACAAAATTACATCGGTGGAGTGTGAGACCCGACGGTCAAGTTAGTGAACCAATAGACTTGAAAAAGATGCACATGGATGCAATGTGAGGAATGTTAGAATGTGACCATGGTGGGAGACCAGCGGGAAATGGTGTTTAAGGCAAAAGAGAGGTTTTTTTAGAGTGAGAGTCAAGTGTTTAAGGTGTTTTCCATAGAGTTGGTCTTACCCTCTCCGAGGAGAATGTGTGCTATTTATAGTAAGTACAATGTATTTGTCAATGACATGAGCCATGTGAACAAGAGTTACGAGATTGACAACAGTCATGTGTCAAAAGAAATGTCTAACATTAAGGATGGGTTGGAATGAAAGTTCGATATTTTTGCTCAACGTCGGAGAAAGGACAGGTGTAAATTTCG belongs to Tripterygium wilfordii isolate XIE 37 chromosome 2, ASM1340144v1, whole genome shotgun sequence and includes:
- the LOC120004800 gene encoding uncharacterized protein LOC120004800, which gives rise to MEKKQGFFSALKEEVVRGLSPSRSRSKSPARSASPISGLFRRKKNPESVIGRSGSLRPVVGETLTPLMEGPDPDVGGESRRLGSGIGQWMKGQLSRTPSATNSSLGYNSNSKSSDLRLLLGVMGAPLAPVHVSSLDPLPHLSIKDRPIEASSAQYILQQYMAASGGQKLQNSIKNAYAMGKVRMIASEFETATKVVKNRNGSKSAESGSFVLWQMNPDMWYVELAVGGSKVRAGCNGKLVWRHTPWLGAHTAKGPVRPLRRALQGLDPRTTASMFVDARCIGEKKINGEDCFILKLCADPHTLKARSEGPAEIIRHVLFGYFSQKTGLLVLMEDSHLTRIQSNGGDAVYWETTINSFLDDYRPVEGIMIAHSGRSVVNLFRFGEVAMSHTKTKMEEAWTIEEVAFNVPGLSVDCFIPPADLKSGSISETCELAQDERVKSAIVLAAAYRAKVAALEKSRDSFTENML